A single Bacillus sp. HMF5848 DNA region contains:
- a CDS encoding TVP38/TMEM64 family protein has product MAYLGRLWESYNHYFTLEHVMELLEQYRGFGPLPGILLPMAEAFLPILPLFIFVIANTNAFGLWLGFLYSWVGACVGALLVFFLVRKFVRGRLANFIGRHEKVKKMMIWIEKHGFGPMFLILCFPFTPSAAVNLVAALSKVSTNQFILAVLAGKMVMIFTMSFIGYDLRALVEQPLRSVIVGVVIFLLWIVGKRIEVRLQTNVKQRDH; this is encoded by the coding sequence ATGGCATATTTAGGGCGATTATGGGAGTCTTATAACCATTACTTCACACTAGAGCATGTAATGGAGCTTTTAGAGCAATATCGTGGCTTTGGTCCGTTACCAGGAATATTATTGCCCATGGCAGAAGCTTTTTTGCCAATATTACCGTTATTTATCTTTGTCATTGCAAACACAAATGCGTTCGGACTTTGGCTCGGATTTTTGTATTCATGGGTAGGTGCTTGTGTGGGAGCACTGTTGGTGTTCTTTCTAGTGAGAAAGTTTGTAAGAGGACGACTGGCTAATTTTATTGGCAGGCATGAAAAGGTCAAAAAAATGATGATTTGGATTGAAAAGCATGGTTTCGGCCCAATGTTTTTGATTTTATGTTTTCCTTTTACCCCCTCTGCAGCAGTGAATCTTGTGGCTGCGTTATCAAAGGTCAGTACAAATCAATTTATTCTAGCTGTATTAGCTGGGAAAATGGTTATGATCTTTACAATGAGTTTTATTGGATATGATTTACGTGCCCTTGTGGAACAACCTTTGCGTTCTGTCATAGTTGGTGTAGTTATATTTTTATTATGGATAGTAGGAAAACGAATAGAAGTTAGACTACAAACAAATGTCAAGCAAAGAGACCATTAA
- the lepB gene encoding signal peptidase I, whose product MNKHVKKEGWEWLKSIGIGVILFVFIRTFLFSNYIVEGESMNPTLEDGNLLVVNKIGMKISDLHRFDVVVFHANEDEDFVKRVIGLPGDAIEYKNDTLYVNGTPYDEPYLKNNKQTIIDGKLTADFTTKEYIQEGIIPDGYIFVMGDNRLGSWDSRHFGLVSMDKVVGIVNLRYWPFSQIDTDFFKS is encoded by the coding sequence ATGAACAAACACGTGAAAAAAGAAGGCTGGGAATGGTTAAAATCCATTGGTATTGGCGTCATTTTATTTGTTTTTATTCGTACCTTTTTATTTTCAAATTACATTGTTGAAGGAGAATCGATGAATCCCACTTTGGAGGATGGAAATTTACTAGTTGTCAATAAAATTGGGATGAAAATTAGTGATTTACATCGATTTGATGTTGTAGTATTCCACGCAAATGAAGATGAAGACTTTGTAAAAAGAGTAATTGGACTACCAGGTGATGCAATTGAATATAAAAACGATACCCTGTATGTTAACGGAACACCTTATGATGAACCTTATCTAAAAAACAATAAACAAACAATTATTGATGGCAAACTAACAGCTGACTTTACAACGAAAGAATATATACAAGAAGGTATTATTCCGGATGGGTATATATTTGTAATGGGTGATAACAGACTCGGAAGCTGGGATAGCAGACATTTTGGATTGGTTAGCATGGATAAGGTAGTAGGGATTGTGAATTTAAGGTACTGGCCTTTTAGCCAAATTGATACAGATTTTTTTAAAAGCTAA
- a CDS encoding S9 family peptidase translates to MSAEDIYSLKSVVDPQLSPDGEKIAFIQTHIDKDSDEYIKHIFMKDLINGKTKQWTFGNTSNTSPRWSPDGTKLAFLSKRTGKNQLYVFDMAGGEAEQITASINGVSQPVWSPDGNAILFAITLGEGQTLQDTESNSKKEDKRLKPMIVDRLRYKSDAVGYPEDKRQQLAIVDVHTKSIVSLTEGDFDYTPGCWSPDGKYITFTADLDEKADYRLVTDVYIMDVSTRETKKITASDGYYSGFTSTWSPDSRYIAFGGSPRTHDSATLTKLWIYNTQNDELTCMTEGLDLQITDSAIGDFHHGTINPGAIWTADSQGYYVLVSDQGNTVVYYGSVEGEFFPVIFDDSHVYGLTVDGSTHKAVVAISTPTMPGELFAIDFKTGEREQLTDVNKDFLNTVSVAEVEELRFKAHDGLDLHGWLMHPVDYNENSKYPLILEIHGGPHAMYANTYFHEFQMLAAQGYVVLYINPRGSHGYGQAFADACRGDYGGNDYKDVMSAVDYVLAEYGDIIDESRLGVTGGSYGGFMTNWIVGHTNRFKAAVTQRSISNWLSFYGVSDIGYYFTDWELKGDILDDTEKLWEHSPLKYAANVETPLLILHGERDYRCPIEQAEQLFVVLKKRNKVTRFVRFPESNHELSRSGRPQLRVERLNHIKDWFNAYL, encoded by the coding sequence ATGAGTGCAGAGGATATTTACAGCTTAAAATCTGTTGTAGATCCACAGCTTTCTCCTGATGGAGAAAAGATTGCGTTCATACAAACACATATTGATAAAGATAGTGATGAATACATAAAGCATATATTTATGAAAGACCTTATAAACGGTAAGACAAAACAATGGACGTTTGGTAACACTTCTAACACCTCACCGAGATGGTCCCCAGACGGAACGAAGTTAGCTTTCCTTTCGAAACGAACAGGCAAAAATCAACTGTATGTTTTTGACATGGCTGGTGGAGAAGCGGAGCAAATTACTGCTTCTATTAACGGAGTATCTCAACCTGTTTGGTCTCCAGATGGTAATGCTATTTTATTCGCTATCACACTTGGAGAAGGACAAACTTTACAAGATACTGAAAGCAATAGTAAAAAAGAGGATAAAAGACTAAAGCCGATGATTGTTGACCGCTTACGCTATAAATCAGATGCTGTTGGTTATCCAGAGGACAAACGCCAGCAGCTTGCTATTGTCGATGTACATACTAAGAGTATTGTTTCTTTAACAGAAGGGGATTTCGACTATACACCGGGGTGTTGGTCGCCAGATGGCAAATATATAACATTTACGGCTGATCTTGATGAAAAAGCTGATTATCGTCTTGTAACAGATGTATATATCATGGACGTTTCTACAAGAGAAACTAAAAAAATAACAGCTAGTGATGGGTATTACAGTGGCTTTACATCAACGTGGTCCCCAGACAGCCGCTATATCGCTTTTGGTGGTAGTCCACGCACTCATGATTCTGCTACCTTAACAAAGCTTTGGATTTATAACACACAAAATGACGAGTTAACTTGTATGACAGAGGGATTAGATCTACAAATAACAGATTCAGCTATTGGTGATTTTCACCATGGTACAATAAATCCTGGTGCAATCTGGACAGCAGATAGTCAAGGGTATTATGTTTTAGTAAGTGATCAAGGAAATACAGTTGTGTATTATGGTTCAGTAGAAGGCGAATTTTTCCCAGTCATATTTGACGATAGTCATGTATATGGGCTAACTGTTGATGGCTCAACACACAAGGCTGTTGTAGCTATTAGCACGCCGACCATGCCAGGTGAATTATTTGCCATAGACTTTAAAACAGGTGAGCGCGAGCAGTTAACAGATGTTAACAAAGATTTTTTAAACACAGTATCTGTTGCTGAAGTTGAGGAATTACGTTTTAAAGCGCATGATGGTTTAGATTTACATGGATGGTTAATGCACCCAGTAGATTATAATGAAAATAGTAAATATCCACTCATTCTCGAAATTCACGGTGGACCGCATGCGATGTATGCAAACACATATTTTCATGAGTTTCAAATGTTAGCGGCACAAGGATATGTTGTGTTATATATAAATCCACGTGGTAGTCATGGCTATGGTCAAGCATTTGCAGATGCATGTCGGGGTGATTACGGGGGGAACGATTACAAAGATGTCATGTCTGCCGTCGACTATGTGTTAGCGGAATATGGAGATATAATCGATGAATCGCGTCTAGGAGTGACAGGTGGAAGCTATGGTGGCTTTATGACAAACTGGATTGTTGGTCATACAAATCGGTTTAAAGCTGCTGTTACACAGCGTTCCATTTCTAATTGGCTTAGCTTTTATGGCGTAAGCGATATAGGTTACTATTTTACGGATTGGGAGCTTAAAGGAGATATACTAGACGATACAGAAAAATTATGGGAGCATTCACCTTTAAAATATGCAGCTAATGTGGAAACGCCGTTACTTATTTTACATGGAGAGCGAGACTATCGTTGTCCAATCGAGCAAGCAGAGCAATTGTTTGTAGTGCTTAAGAAACGAAATAAGGTAACGAGATTTGTTCGTTTCCCTGAATCTAATCATGAGCTTTCACGAAGTGGAAGGCCGCAGCTGAGAGTTGAAAGACTTAATCATATAAAAGATTGGTTTAACGCATATTTGTAA
- a CDS encoding MFS transporter has translation MTHVKTASLLLIITGTFVACNIYSLIPIYLQIGSDFSSNIDSIVPGSSSFTFSYAVGLLCFGSLGGKIGKKKIIVFGMLAASVTSILVSFTTEPITLIAARALQGFMLGSFAPNAFALTFDILTGTFRTFVIALINTGFLVAGILGQIISVWIEEATSWSGVFTFYAVLYLILFILLSVLLPKDTSSQTNTSLIQNVKIIYNKRPLILAYLISFCLLQSVIIFYESLNRLGLHLDWDSSSVNMIRIVGLTGAVLSFGMGALIERFGVVRVLQIGAIFGLISFSPMMFTTNKLHLALLSIFFIAAISILIPTIVVIVGQLGEHARATAVSIYSFVLLSGASLGPLWATLFTFKITIVMLIIMYCLLLWLPSRLKNQL, from the coding sequence ATGACTCATGTGAAAACGGCTAGTTTACTACTAATTATAACAGGCACCTTTGTAGCCTGTAACATATATTCATTGATTCCCATTTATCTACAAATTGGCTCAGATTTTTCAAGCAATATTGATTCTATCGTACCAGGAAGTAGTTCATTTACGTTTAGTTATGCAGTTGGGCTATTATGCTTTGGTTCACTCGGAGGAAAAATTGGTAAGAAAAAAATAATTGTATTTGGAATGTTGGCCGCAAGTGTTACAAGCATTTTAGTTTCATTTACGACGGAGCCAATAACGCTTATTGCTGCAAGAGCGCTACAAGGCTTTATGTTAGGTAGCTTTGCACCAAATGCGTTTGCACTAACATTCGATATTTTAACTGGAACATTTCGCACCTTTGTTATAGCGCTAATTAACACTGGCTTCCTTGTTGCTGGTATACTTGGACAAATTATAAGCGTCTGGATTGAAGAAGCTACAAGCTGGAGTGGTGTGTTTACATTTTATGCGGTGTTGTATTTAATCTTATTTATTTTGCTATCTGTACTATTACCTAAAGACACCTCGTCACAAACCAACACGTCGCTTATACAAAATGTAAAAATAATATATAATAAGCGCCCACTTATACTAGCTTATTTAATCAGTTTTTGTTTACTTCAGAGTGTTATAATTTTTTACGAGTCACTGAACAGGTTAGGGTTGCACTTAGATTGGGACTCGTCTTCTGTTAATATGATTCGCATTGTAGGCTTAACTGGTGCTGTTTTATCGTTTGGGATGGGCGCCTTAATTGAAAGATTCGGTGTGGTGCGTGTATTACAAATAGGAGCTATTTTTGGCTTAATTAGTTTTTCACCTATGATGTTCACTACAAACAAATTACATTTGGCACTGCTATCAATTTTCTTTATTGCCGCTATCTCTATCTTAATTCCAACTATTGTTGTCATAGTCGGACAACTAGGAGAGCATGCTCGAGCCACTGCTGTATCAATATATTCATTTGTTCTATTAAGCGGGGCTAGCTTAGGTCCTCTATGGGCTACCTTGTTCACTTTTAAAATAACAATTGTTATGTTAATAATCATGTATTGTTTATTGCTCTGGTTGCCCTCAAGGTTGAAAAATCAGCTGTGA
- a CDS encoding competence protein ComK, whose translation MKHMTMKMLEEYEVNRYTMAIIPERFDKQKFSRVIELEGEFVVTMSPQDIVERSCNYFGSSLRGRIAGTKAIMGITHKSPIVVDYTNGIYLFPTTSPRQEKCAWISHAYVEEHRSNGSHNTTVIFKNNRSFHFPVSFGSFENQLYRTAQLRTKLTSRIEGEDIRHSRRKSFIIDYGKKREFSK comes from the coding sequence ATGAAACATATGACAATGAAAATGCTTGAGGAATATGAAGTCAATCGATATACGATGGCGATAATTCCAGAAAGGTTTGATAAGCAAAAGTTTTCACGAGTAATAGAGCTAGAAGGAGAATTTGTTGTTACGATGAGTCCACAAGATATTGTGGAAAGAAGCTGTAATTATTTTGGAAGTAGCTTGCGTGGAAGAATAGCTGGTACGAAAGCCATCATGGGAATCACACATAAATCTCCTATCGTTGTAGACTACACAAATGGCATTTACTTGTTCCCAACGACCTCTCCAAGACAGGAAAAGTGTGCTTGGATCTCTCATGCATATGTTGAAGAGCATAGATCAAATGGTTCCCACAATACAACTGTCATTTTTAAAAATAATCGCTCATTTCATTTTCCGGTATCATTCGGGTCCTTTGAGAACCAACTGTACCGCACAGCACAATTACGGACCAAGTTAACAAGTCGTATAGAAGGAGAGGACATTCGCCACTCTAGGAGAAAGAGCTTTATTATAGATTACGGAAAAAAGAGAGAATTTTCAAAGTAA